In one window of Saprospiraceae bacterium DNA:
- a CDS encoding HYR domain-containing protein: MLKKFQKFCFLFWFCFLCIRLNGQVANAHYFVKLDHITSYQGNLSCGCREPFDDTEEYTAIVKVNTDTDPAYSSSGCQQCNYNGDCTYGAGVQILEKTDDAKSFSALFHAWEDDGGDRCTYENLYEFLQCPTIFSCPCEVDFETDPYDFRMNSWPSNGTYTTTQTWGDHQYLCTEINHEFALKYTWKYAAGSNVTELDCFASTFEYSGGNLASWCFYLYAETTYEFLNISEGGPDQEDTYMRIYGINGYSIVNSNNNASGSELYSKIVYKPTVSGYYFLELSHNVRLPLLKNGDLYITISNPINNDCINAMNLSTGVSQSYSTLCASQSAPAQSCGGNNEHKDVWFKYKPNASGSIVVGNCALTNYDSRISIYSGSCGSLTPAAPVYCNDNGCGISSSISIPVCKNQTYYISVGGTNGAFGSGKILLTFTPSNTGPGISCPSNTTLNSATDVCGAIHNYSTPNGTDNCPGANTMRTAGLASGSTFPVGTTTNTYKVTDADGATATCSFTVTVLDVTAPTIQCPPYMQITSCEPLEVNYPFPVASDNCLGLGYGIEQINGIPSGNTFPFGTTVNTFRAIDAAGNVSSNCSFLVEVTESGPPSISCPEDFTVQANSPFSNCKAIEVGYAITASSEGCSADVVQLEGLPNGSDLPFFPPTTNVYQITDSEGNTATCGFTITVVDLTKPIISCPSNINVNASGSCDATVTYSTPVASDNCFGPSYPMLTRTSGPASGSVFPLGNTMIIYQATDFSGNSKTCSFTVTVNDGTGPEIDCPDDLEFISLPGVCGHDVEYDEPGYSDNCSGAILEQTAGLVSGAFFPVGNTTVTFRVTDESGLTNTCSFLVSITDEESPAVACPEHVIKYANGSCSGTVGTHLLAAKQDNCTSAGSIAESQSNSGDGNLSGHNDFETVTITATDGSGNTSTCSFTVTLKDTTRPLISCPPNVTLAADANCKATIGNYNLNSKSDNCTVTASISVVQTFSGDGKLSGHNDVETVYLTATDMAGNSNDCAFTVTLKDITPLSLTCPPDITFETGSGSCGPVPKIEVPLGSPVASDNCFIPVVSNTAPANYNLGNTTVKWTATDGLGNSSTCNQKVTVKVGDCGVPVQVLHKDTTDQSAKIQWNAGVPCVTGYQLRLRYELSAGVWSGWTSWANASGPGKEHAFTGLSASTFYQYQIRSKCGPNANSSNINGWFHTKAGGGSIQSKTNFFFGMQNHELFGETAKKNSSDQSYISIVPNPAKETVMFDFIGFEGSQKTLQLIDFSGKVLFTKVLSAEENNYLLDLGELNFRSGLYLVKVQQGLIHSFGKLIVVE; this comes from the coding sequence ATGCTTAAGAAATTTCAAAAATTCTGTTTCTTATTTTGGTTTTGTTTCCTTTGTATAAGACTGAACGGACAGGTCGCGAATGCTCATTATTTCGTAAAACTGGACCATATCACCAGCTACCAAGGGAATTTGTCTTGCGGTTGCCGGGAACCTTTCGATGACACCGAAGAATATACAGCCATTGTGAAAGTAAATACAGACACTGATCCAGCTTATTCTTCCAGCGGCTGCCAACAATGCAATTATAACGGAGACTGTACCTACGGAGCAGGCGTTCAAATTTTAGAAAAGACTGATGATGCGAAAAGCTTTTCTGCTTTGTTTCACGCCTGGGAAGATGATGGCGGCGATCGTTGTACTTATGAAAACCTCTATGAATTTTTGCAATGTCCGACCATTTTTAGTTGTCCGTGTGAGGTTGATTTTGAGACCGATCCGTATGACTTCAGAATGAATTCATGGCCAAGTAATGGCACTTATACCACCACGCAAACATGGGGTGATCATCAATATTTATGCACAGAAATTAACCATGAGTTTGCTCTGAAATACACCTGGAAATATGCTGCGGGGTCCAACGTAACTGAATTGGATTGCTTTGCCTCTACTTTTGAATATTCTGGAGGGAATCTCGCTTCATGGTGTTTTTACCTTTATGCAGAAACGACTTACGAATTTCTGAATATTTCAGAAGGTGGCCCGGATCAAGAGGATACTTACATGCGAATCTATGGAATCAATGGTTATTCTATCGTTAATTCAAATAATAATGCCAGTGGATCTGAATTGTATTCTAAAATAGTTTACAAGCCGACAGTAAGTGGATATTATTTTCTGGAATTGTCGCATAACGTTCGCCTTCCACTCCTAAAAAATGGAGATTTGTACATCACGATATCTAATCCGATAAATAATGATTGCATTAATGCAATGAATTTATCAACAGGCGTATCTCAAAGTTATTCAACTCTCTGTGCCAGTCAAAGTGCACCAGCTCAGTCTTGCGGGGGCAACAATGAGCACAAGGATGTGTGGTTCAAATACAAACCGAATGCATCTGGTTCCATTGTTGTAGGCAATTGCGCTTTAACGAATTACGATTCGCGTATTTCTATTTATTCAGGATCGTGCGGCAGTTTAACACCTGCTGCTCCTGTTTATTGCAATGACAATGGTTGCGGTATTTCTTCGAGTATAAGCATTCCGGTTTGTAAAAATCAAACCTATTATATCAGCGTAGGAGGAACCAACGGTGCCTTTGGTTCTGGCAAAATATTACTTACGTTTACTCCCAGCAACACAGGACCGGGTATTTCCTGCCCTTCCAACACTACTTTGAACTCTGCAACAGATGTTTGTGGTGCTATACACAATTATTCGACACCCAATGGAACGGATAATTGTCCGGGTGCAAACACCATGAGAACTGCGGGCTTAGCCTCCGGAAGCACTTTTCCTGTAGGCACAACCACCAACACATACAAAGTAACCGATGCCGACGGCGCCACGGCGACTTGTAGTTTTACCGTAACGGTTCTGGATGTAACGGCACCGACCATCCAGTGTCCGCCATATATGCAAATAACTTCCTGCGAACCCTTGGAAGTGAATTATCCTTTTCCGGTGGCATCTGATAATTGTTTAGGTTTGGGATATGGCATCGAACAAATCAACGGAATTCCCTCTGGGAACACCTTTCCATTTGGAACCACCGTCAATACGTTCAGAGCTATTGATGCGGCTGGCAATGTTTCGTCCAACTGCTCTTTTTTGGTCGAAGTGACAGAATCCGGACCCCCTTCCATCAGTTGTCCGGAAGACTTTACAGTACAAGCGAATTCACCTTTTTCTAATTGCAAAGCCATCGAGGTAGGCTATGCCATCACCGCCAGTTCAGAAGGCTGTAGTGCAGATGTTGTGCAATTGGAAGGATTACCCAATGGCAGCGATTTACCTTTCTTTCCACCCACCACCAATGTATATCAAATTACCGATTCAGAAGGCAACACGGCCACCTGTGGATTCACCATCACCGTCGTTGATTTAACCAAACCCATCATCAGTTGTCCGTCGAATATCAATGTAAATGCTTCCGGAAGTTGTGATGCAACCGTCACGTACAGCACACCGGTAGCAAGTGACAATTGTTTTGGTCCAAGCTATCCGATGTTAACAAGGACTTCCGGTCCAGCCAGTGGTTCCGTTTTCCCGTTGGGAAATACGATGATCATTTATCAAGCGACCGACTTTTCCGGAAATAGTAAAACATGTTCTTTTACAGTGACGGTCAATGATGGAACGGGTCCTGAAATAGATTGTCCCGATGATCTTGAATTTATTTCATTACCGGGTGTATGTGGCCATGATGTGGAATACGATGAACCCGGATATTCTGATAATTGCAGTGGAGCCATTTTGGAACAAACAGCGGGCCTGGTATCCGGCGCCTTTTTTCCTGTCGGAAATACGACCGTAACATTTAGGGTTACCGACGAATCCGGTTTAACTAACACTTGTTCGTTTTTAGTGTCGATCACAGATGAGGAAAGTCCAGCGGTAGCTTGTCCTGAACATGTCATCAAGTATGCGAATGGTTCCTGCTCAGGAACTGTTGGAACACACCTGTTGGCAGCAAAACAAGACAACTGTACTTCGGCAGGATCCATCGCCGAGTCTCAAAGCAATTCGGGTGATGGCAACTTATCGGGACACAATGATTTTGAAACAGTAACCATTACGGCGACAGACGGTTCGGGAAATACCAGCACGTGTAGTTTTACGGTCACTTTAAAAGATACCACCCGTCCGCTCATCAGTTGTCCGCCTAATGTGACCCTCGCTGCAGATGCCAATTGTAAGGCTACGATCGGAAATTACAATTTGAATAGCAAATCAGACAATTGTACAGTTACTGCTTCGATCAGTGTTGTACAAACATTTTCAGGTGATGGAAAACTGTCAGGACACAATGATGTAGAAACGGTTTATTTAACCGCAACGGATATGGCGGGCAATTCGAATGACTGTGCATTCACCGTAACTTTGAAAGACATTACTCCGCTGAGTCTGACCTGTCCGCCGGATATAACATTTGAAACGGGTTCGGGTTCTTGCGGACCGGTCCCAAAAATTGAAGTCCCATTGGGTAGTCCAGTAGCATCCGATAATTGTTTTATTCCTGTAGTAAGCAATACTGCCCCAGCAAATTACAATTTAGGCAATACCACGGTCAAGTGGACGGCTACTGATGGTTTGGGTAATTCAAGTACATGCAATCAAAAAGTAACAGTTAAGGTAGGAGATTGCGGTGTTCCTGTTCAGGTTTTACACAAGGATACCACAGACCAGTCAGCGAAGATACAATGGAATGCAGGTGTACCTTGCGTAACCGGGTATCAGTTGCGTTTGCGTTATGAATTGTCTGCCGGTGTTTGGTCTGGATGGACAAGTTGGGCCAACGCGAGTGGTCCCGGTAAAGAACATGCTTTTACGGGGTTGAGTGCGTCAACATTTTATCAATATCAGATCCGTTCAAAATGTGGACCGAATGCCAATTCATCCAACATCAATGGTTGGTTTCATACCAAAGCAGGAGGAGGCTCCATTCAAAGCAAAACAAATTTCTTTTTTGGTATGCAAAACCACGAACTTTTCGGAGAGACGGCAAAGAAAAACAGTTCCGATCAGAGTTACATATCGATTGTGCCGAATCCCGCAAAAGAGACAGTCATGTTTGATTTCATAGGTTTTGAAGGCAGTCAAAAAACGCTGCAACTAATAGATTTTTCAGGTAAAGTTTTATTCACCAAAGTGCTTTCAGCTGAGGAGAATAATTACCTATTGGATCTTGGTGAATTAAATTTCAGATCTGGTTTGTATTTGGTAAAAGTACAGCAAGGATTGATCCACAGTTTCGGGAAATTGATTGTGGTAGAATAG
- a CDS encoding TlpA family protein disulfide reductase encodes MKTGIQFLIIFCCITSLAAQEVTVYGKIINPTDDKVFIGCYKEQIAYERTYADTAILNKDGEFIMRFMWNQPGYADFLHGDEYSPLFLQPGDSLKIELDAQMLDQTIKHSGKAARVNNYLAQKLLEFPAGPPSHFKLAENLFLQYQDSVYQSKLKFYSTHFSNTSKSDPALKRFRELEEAELLYDHYISKLNYPDYFAYFNGQKEPASVSPHYFDFLKEAQLNNPNAFPANAYLLFVRYYVDREVFNFYKKDSSQSMVQLKENYIDKHLKGNIREHLLADWAYLLLARQSDVKNGKTIYEKYLSSSKEKPHQEMLEKAYRNAERLAVGQPAPQFSLVDLNGQKVSLSDFKGKVVYMDIWASWCGPCVREIPFAKKLEEALHGKDIVFLNVSIDENLESWKKIIKDKDIKGIHVNSKGGSEAEFSKLYNVSGIPKYFIIDKNGLIANNNPQRPSGNVKEELEALLEENK; translated from the coding sequence ATGAAAACAGGTATCCAATTTTTAATCATCTTTTGTTGCATAACCAGCCTCGCTGCTCAGGAGGTAACTGTGTATGGCAAAATCATCAACCCGACCGATGACAAGGTTTTTATCGGCTGCTATAAAGAACAAATTGCATATGAACGGACCTATGCAGATACAGCCATTTTAAATAAAGATGGTGAATTCATCATGCGTTTTATGTGGAATCAACCCGGATATGCCGATTTTCTTCACGGAGATGAATACAGTCCATTATTCCTCCAGCCCGGTGACAGTTTAAAAATTGAGCTCGATGCTCAAATGCTTGACCAGACTATTAAACATTCAGGAAAAGCTGCAAGGGTCAACAATTACCTCGCTCAAAAATTGCTTGAATTTCCTGCCGGACCACCATCGCATTTTAAATTAGCTGAAAATCTTTTTCTTCAATACCAGGATTCTGTTTACCAATCCAAATTAAAATTTTATTCAACCCACTTTTCAAACACGTCTAAAAGCGATCCGGCTCTAAAAAGATTCAGGGAATTGGAGGAAGCAGAATTATTATACGACCATTACATATCAAAGTTGAATTATCCTGATTACTTTGCGTATTTCAACGGACAAAAAGAGCCCGCATCCGTAAGTCCACATTATTTTGATTTTCTTAAAGAAGCGCAACTCAATAATCCTAATGCATTTCCGGCAAATGCTTATTTACTATTTGTTCGATATTACGTTGATCGCGAAGTTTTCAACTTTTACAAAAAAGATAGCAGTCAATCCATGGTGCAATTGAAAGAAAATTATATAGACAAGCATTTGAAGGGCAACATCAGGGAACACCTTCTTGCGGATTGGGCGTATCTTTTACTCGCACGCCAATCGGACGTAAAGAATGGTAAAACCATTTATGAAAAGTATTTAAGCAGTTCAAAAGAAAAGCCCCATCAGGAGATGCTGGAAAAAGCCTACCGAAATGCTGAACGATTGGCAGTTGGTCAGCCTGCTCCGCAATTCAGTCTCGTAGATCTAAATGGCCAAAAAGTATCCTTAAGCGATTTCAAGGGGAAGGTTGTTTATATGGATATCTGGGCAAGCTGGTGCGGACCGTGCGTCCGGGAAATTCCCTTTGCAAAAAAATTAGAAGAAGCATTACATGGTAAAGACATCGTATTTTTAAATGTGTCCATTGATGAAAATTTGGAATCCTGGAAAAAAATCATCAAGGACAAGGACATAAAAGGAATCCATGTAAATTCCAAAGGAGGTTCTGAGGCTGAATTTTCGAAACTTTACAATGTAAGTGGCATACCCAAATATTTTATCATCGATAAAAATGGATTGATTGCCAATAATAATCCACAGCGCCCGAGTGGAAATGTGAAGGAGGAGTTGGAGGCATTGTTGGAAGAGAATAAGTAA